The DNA sequence GTGAAGAATGCTGTCGTGACCGTACCTGCTTATTTCAATGACTCTCAGCGCCAGGCAACCAAGGCTGCTGGAACGATTGCCGGCCTAAATGTTGTAAGGATCATCAATGAGCCTACTGCTGCAGCCATCGCATACGGTCTAGATAAAGGGGGTCTTGTGGCTAAGAATGTGCTGATTTTTGACCTTGGTGGTGGCACGTTCGATGTGTCTGCGACCACTATTGAGACCGATATCATTGAAGTGAAGGCTATTGTGGGCGATACTCATCTTGGGGGGCAAGACTTTGACAGTAGGATGGTGAATCATTTCGTAAAGGAGTTTGAAAGGAAAAATGGTAAGGATATTAGTATGAATCCGAGAGCTATTAGGAGATTGAGAAGTTCTTGTGAAAGAGCCAAGAGAATGCTTTCTTCCACTTGCCAAACTAATATCGATATTGAATCTTTGTTTGAGGGGATTGATCTATTTTCAACCATCACTCGTGCTAAATTTAATGAGCTCAACATGGATTTGTTCAACAAGTGTATGGAATTGGTTGAGAAATGCCTGAGTGATGCAAAGATGAAGCGGAGGAGTGTGGATGAGGTGGTGCTGGTGGGCGGGTCGAGTAGGATTCCGAAGGTGCAGGAGCTGTTGAAGGAGATTTTCAATGGGAAGGAGGCGTGCAAGACTATTAACCCAGACGAAGCTGTGGCTTATGGTGCTGCAGTGCTGGCTGCCAAGTTGAATGGTGAAAGCAATGAGAAAGTGCAGAATGTGGTTCTTTCGGATGTTACTCCTTTGTCACTTGGTATTGAATGCAATGGAGACGTGATGAAGGTAATTATTCCAAGGAATACACCTATCCCAACAAGGAAAGAGAGGAAACATTTCCAAACGACATATGACAATCAGACCAGAGTAAAGCTTGGGGTGTATGAGGGAGAAAGAAACAAGGCAACAGACAACAATCTGCTAGGTGAATTCATCCTTCAAGGCATTCCAGCAGCACCCAGAGGTGTTGCTAAATTCAATGTGTGCTTCGACGTTGATGAGAATGGCATCTTGAATGTGTCAGCGGAGCACATTGAGACTGGATTGAAGAACAACATCAGCATCACCAAGGGCAGGCTTTCTGAGAAAGAAATAGAGAAGATGGTGAAAGATGCAGAGAAGTACAAGAGGGAGGACGAAGAGTATAGGAAGAAAGCTGAAGCGAGGAGAGCTTTGGAAATCTACGCCTACGACATGAGGAACAACACCAGATGTGCAGCCGGGATAGGAGCCACCGACAAGAAGAAGATAGAGAAGGCATTCGAGTCTACTATTAAATGGTTGGAGTTGAACAAACTTGCAACGGTTGATGCTTTCAAAGAGAAGATGGAGGAGCTTAAGCTGATTTACAATCCCATCGTTGCCAAGATGCACCACAGTCCCAGCCCAAGTATTAAGAAGCAGATTAGTAGTATTAAGAAGTGGATTAGTAGTATTAAGAAGTGAATAACGATCCCATCGTGTGCATGgtctctttctttttattttactgtTGAATTCCTTACAATTAGTAAATGatataattaagtatacttgttacttttaaaattattattataaattaaatgcaatAATACTGTGCTTGAAATGGCAACAGATTTCGCACTATTTTCTACAGCCTTAGCTAGGGTTTTACGACTTCTTCTTCGAGGGTTACAAGACTCCACGTTTTCAACCGAGAAAATGGAGGCAAATatgatactctctccgtccatgaaaaaatagtttaaatcCTAACCCCAATCATGGAGAAGTCGCTGCAAGGATCGCTTGCCGCCACCCACGGTTGTCGACTCCGGACCGTCGTTCTCTAAATTGAAccttttttaatctatttatacacaaaaaattgtctcatttttatatttttattgttctcATACTGAAAATCGAAAAGTtactctttaatatattacttACTCCACCTTTTATGTTTCTCTCATTTTATCAACATTTTCtgtttctttcttactttatccacATTTCGTATTTacctctcatattttatcaattttgtattaaaactcatgttgtccctacttttttcttaactTAGATCCATTATATAATCATACTCTTTTTGTTTCACTCTAAgtgacattttctttttttttttatgtcccACTCAATATGATACAGTTCCTAAAATATGTTTATCACAATATAgcataatttatcaaaatcagataattaactttttttaaattaaagggAATCCAGATAGTAAGAAAGCTCCTTTCAATTTATTGCGTACCTTTTAtatgtttctcttattttagaCTTTATCCATGTTATCTATTTTcctttcatattttactaattatatactcACCTAGATCtgttatatactagtactcctTTAGTCTCACTCTaagtgatactccctccgtcctcgaataggagtcccattccATTCCGGTTTGGGTTTTAACAAATGTTacgaaaagtgggttgaagaaagttagtggaatatgagtctcacttgtatatatattagttttaaatgatatatgaatgaaatgagttggtggaatgtgggtctctttaccatatatggtaattatgaaccgtggctcctattcacggacggaccaaaatgaaaaaacgggactcctattcgtggacagagggggtacatatttttttttgtcccattctaaatgacaaaattgcaaaaatagaaatatcaatctctcttacttttatacTTTACTTCTTTTTACTTGACtcataaaataacactatataaaacatcgttttgaataaaaatatgtcactTAGAgttggacggaggaagtaataagtattttactcacaaaaagaagaaaaataaaatttctaaaaacaAAGCTTGaattaaccaaaaaaaggaaaccaGCCAAACAAATCTTCCCTTAATCCACTTCTGCAATACTGGGACCACCAGAGTGCACGGTACTTTGGTGCATCTTAGCAACAATGCGATTATAAATCAGCTTAAGTTCCTTCAACTTCTCTTTGAAAGCATCAACCTTTGCAAGTTTGTTTGACTCCAACCATATCATAGTAGACTCGAAGGCCTTCTCTATCTCCTTCTTGTCGGCTGCTTCAATCCCGGTTGCACTTCTGGTGTTGTTCCTCATGTCGTAGGCGTAGTTCTCCAAAGCACTCCTCATACCAGCCTTCTTCCTAAACTCCTTGTCCTCCCTCTTGTACTTCTCCGCATCCTCAATCATCCTCTTGATTTCTTCCTTAGAGAGCCTGCCCTTGTTGTTGGTGATGATGATCTTTTTCTTCAACCCAGTACCAATGAGCTCCGCAGATACACTCATGATACCATTTGCATCAATGTCGATGCACTCTTTGATTTTAGGAACACCTCTGGGCGCCGCTGGAATGCCTAGGAGATTGAATACTCCTAGCAGATTGTTGTCTGTTGCCTTGCTTCTTTCACCCTCATACACCTTAATTACTACACTGGTCTGATTGTCCTTCTCTGTGGTGAAAGTTTTCTCCATCCTTGTTGGGATAGGTGTATTCCTCGGAATAATCACGTGCATCAAATCTGCAACGCCTGCAATACCAAGAGACAAAGGAGTAACATCTGAAAGAACCACATTCTGCACCTTCTCATTGCCTTCACCACTCAACTTGGCAGCCAGCACTGCAGCACCATAAGCCACGGCTTCGTCTGGATTAATGGTCTTGCACGCCTCCTTCCCATTGAAAAACTCCTTCAACAACTCCTGCACCTTCAGAATTCTACTCGACCCGCCCACCAGCACCACCTCATCCACGCTACTCTTATCCACCTTTGCATCACATAGGCATTTCTCAACCAGTTCCATACACTTGTTGAACAAATCCGTGTTGAGGTCGTTAAATTTAGCACGACTGATGCTCGAAAACAAATCAATCCCCTCAAATAGCAATTCAATCTCAATTGGGGTTTCCAAACAGGAAGAAAGTATCCTCTTGGCTCTTTCACAAGCATTCTTCAATCTCCTTATGGATCTTGGATGGCCACTAATATCCTTTCCCTTCTTGCTTTTAAACTCGTTTACAAAGTGATTTACCATCCTGTTGTCCATGTCCTGACCTCCAAGATGAGTGTCACCAGTGGTGGCCTTTACTTCAATGCTATCTCCGTCAATAGTGGCTACAGTCACATCAAACGTGCCACCACCAAGGTCGAAAATCAGCACATTCTTAGCCACAGAGCTAGTAGCCCCTTTATCAAGACCGTATGCGATGGCTGCAGCAGTCGGCTCATTAATGATCCTCATAACATTAAGGCCAGCAATGGCTCCGGCATCCTTGGTGGCCTGGCGCTGAGAGTCGTTGAAATAAGCAGGCACGGTGATGACAACGTCCGTGACAGTTGATCCAAGATATGCTTCGGCAATATCCTTCAACTTAGTGAGCACCATTGAGGAGATCTCCTCGGCAGAAAACTGTTTCTCCTCCCCTTTGTAGGTTACCGCGAACATAGGTTTGTCGCCAGCCCCAGGAATGACCTTGAACGGCCAATATGCAATGTCTCTTTGAACCGTTGCATCACTAAATTTGCAACCAATCAATCTCTTCGCATCTGCATAATTCAACTAGTTGGAATAGGGAGAGAAGAGAACATAACAAAACTAAAGCGCAAAACAAACAATGcattaaatcaagaaaatatacTAATGCTTTGATTTGGTACTCATCACCCAAGAtgaaaagaagagaaacaGTATAAACATATGTATAATGATAGGAAGAGTAATGAAAGTCACCAAAAAAGTGTTTAAAAGTATACACTTACCGAAAACAGTGTTGATGGGATTATTGGCGACTTGATTCTTAGCGGCGTCGCCGATGAGACGCTCCTCGGCTGTGAAAGCTACGTAAGAAGGGGTGGTGCGGTTGCCTTGATCGTTCGGTATAATCTCAATGCGGTCGTGCTGCCATGCCGCCACACACGAGTATGTCGTCCCCAAATCGATCCCAATTGCCCGTCTATTTCCATTGCCAGCCATTAATGACGGTAGCAGTAAACTGCAGCTCTGCAACTAAAAGAAAGCAAAACgcctaaaatattaaaaggtGTGTGTAACGGAGAAATGTTTTAAAGGAGTGTGAAATcggataataatattttatttattcattcttGTTTCATAttccatatatattaaaacaagGAGTAagataccaaaaaaaatcttccaaagaaaataaaacaaatttaatgcatatttataatactccttccattcgatcgtagtagagtcattttgccattttgatacATTCCTTAATAATAGactcatttccatttatagtaaaagtcaacacatttttcgaCACCtgttttactctctcttacttttttctctctttatctctttacttttcattttccactttattctccttttacttaactcaactaatacattttttcttaatttctgtgTTGAAAAGAAGcacctccattactatggtaCCGAAAGAGTATATGAGATGAGATAATAAAAGgtattcttaaaaaataaataaagtctAACCAAACtaaatcaattcaaatcaaatcaaatcaaatccaaTCCTAGAAAAGTAATTCTCGTCCATTTAGTTAGCGCAATGGGAGTTGTaccaattaatttttcttatctCTTTTTTAACGCTAAAAGAAcaaattttacttttgttgATCTCAAAATATTGGAACTGCGTAATTTTcgtttgaaataattaatcttaattttactaaaatcTAAAAGATTCATGTATATCTTTACTTTTAGAAACTCTATCAAtcccataattaattaattaattaattaatcaaccCTAGGACTCCTTTCAACCTATGCTACTTGACTCTCCTTCTAAAAGCTtatacttttaatttgttattgcATTAATTTGTCATACTTCTAATTTGTTATTGCATTTGCATGGATAGTGAggaatcaataaatattaaagaCGCTAAGATCTTCTACTAACGTTTATGTCAGTGGGAGTTGTagcaattaattttttcttttccttgttCTAGATTTGACGAAGGGTATTGtctctttccttttatttatCGGTTGGATTCCTTTTTGATAACATGTTGTCAAATGGTAGAGTGGTTAATGCTTGAATTCGGGTCTACCATGTTATGCTTCATTCACTTTgccaattaaaaaatattgcaaCAGTTTCCAATAGTGACCTAAAcattataatatcatttttttttcatatttccatgattcaaaattttacaaaattcgTCCATAATTTAGAGAAATAGCAcaatgaaattcaattaaaaaagacAAAGAATAAATCTTATAATAGATTTTATTCGATATGTATTATAGATGCTAGAATTTTCTTTCATAATCCTATATCATATTTAAAGCCATGGGAGTTGTTAGcaatttgtttttcatttttctttaacaGACATACATTTTCGTttggaataattaattataattagcaCTAAGTAGACGTTGAGACATGACATTGAGCAAATAACTCCTAGAACTCCTTTCAACCTGCGTtacttaataaaaatcaatatggtaaaattaaagataacaACACGCAGGATCATCAAACTTCAAgtaaacatgaaataaaatcttgatagataaaagtaaagacacatcatcaatttaaattcttaatccaTATAGGTGATGATGGGACCGAAAACATACTCGAGctctttcatcttctttttatAATCATCAGCATGTGCATGTTGATTGAAGTGTCGCCACTGTTTAAACGACTCGTAAGCATCCTCTATCTTCTTCCTGTCTGCTGCTCCGCGCTTGGCTGATCTTCTAATGGCTTTCCTCATGTTGTAGGCGTAGTCCTGCAAAGCATTCAACGATGCAACCTTCTTCTTATACTCCTCATCCTCCAACTTGTACTTCCTTGCATCCTGAATCATGCGATCGATTTCAGACTTAGACAACCTACCCGTGCTGTTGGTGATGGTGATCTTGTTCTTCAACCCGGTACCCATGTCCTTTGCTGACACGCTCATGATACCATTCGCATCAATGTCGATGCACACTTTGATTTTAGGAACTCGTCTGGGCGCCACTGGAATGCCTAGGAGATCGAATTGGCCTAATAGGTTGTTGTCTGTTGACCTGCTTCTTTCACCCTCATACACCTTGATTGTTACACAGGTCTGATTGTCCTCTTCAGTGGAGAAAATTTCTTCCCTCTTTGTCGGGATACATGTATTCCTCGGAATAATTACTGACATCAGATATCCAGCAATTTCAATACCAAGGGACAAAGGAGTAACATCCAAAAGAACCACATTCTGCACCTTCCCGTTGCCTTCACCACTCAACTTAGCAGCTAGCACAGCGGCACCATGTGCCACAGCTTCATCTGGATTGATGGTCTTGCACATCTTCTTCCAATTGAACATCTTCTGCAATAGCTCCTGTACCTTTGGAATTCTACTCGATCCCCCAACCAACACTACTTCATGGATGAGACTCTTTGCCATCTTCGCATCCCCCAAGCACTTCTCCACCTGCTCCACACACTTGCTGAATAAATCAACATTAAGTTCATCAAATTTAGCACGAGTGATAGTAGAAAAAAGATCAATCCCCCCAAACAGGGCTTCAATCTCAATTGTGGTTTGAAAAGAGGATGAAAGGATCCTCTTTGCCTTCTCACAAGCAGTCACCAGTCTCCTAACCGCTCTCGGATTCCCACTTATATCCTTCCCCGTCTTGCGCTTGAACTCTTTTATGAAGTGTTTGACCAATCTGTTGTCAAAGTCCTGGCCTCCAAGATGAGTATCACCGGCAATAGCTTTCACTTCAAAGACTCCCGCCTCAATAGTCACCAAAGACACATCAAAGGTTCCACCACCAAGGTCAAAAATCAGCACATTCTTTGGGACAAATCTAGTAGACTCTATATCAAGACCGTAAGCAATGGCTGCAGCAGTAGGCTCATTGATGATCCTCATAACATTAAGGCCAGCAATAGTTCCGGCATCCTTGGTGGCTTGACGCTGTGAGTCGTTGAAATAAGCAGGCACTGTCACCACTGCATCCGTGACAGTTGTTCCAAGATATGCCTCAGCGATATCCTTCATCTTAGTAAGCACCATTGAGGATATTTCCTCAGCTGAAAACTGTTTCTCTTCCCCTTTGTAGGTTACCGCTATCATAGGCTTGTCACCGGCGCCTGAAATAACCTTGAATGGCCAGAATTTCATGTCACTGCGAACAGTTGGGTCACTAAATTTGCGACCAATCAGCCTCTTTGCATCTGTATAACAGGAGTGTGAAACATTTCAACTAGTTGAATggagagaagagaaaacaacaaaatttaaagaaataaagaaatgttacataaaattaagaaaataaaattgtgtttcATTGGATTAGTATTGTCTGCTCCTGccacacacatacacaaacCAATATTGGCTCTTCAATGCTTACAAATTAAACACACAATAAGAAGTTAACACAATTATTATGTATGGCATGATAATCAAGTTGCAATAAGAAACATGTGAAGTTaccatttacttttttccagAGGGAAAAGAAAACTGACCGAAAACAGTGTTGATCGGATTATTGGCAACTTGATTCTTAGCAGCGTCGCCAATCAGGCGCTCAACGTCAGTGAAGGCTACATAAGAAGGCGTTGTTCGGTTACCCTGATCATTCGGTATGATCTCAATGCGGTCGTGCTTCCATGCTGCCACACACGAATACGTCGTCCCCAAATCGATCCCAATTGCACGTCCTTTCCCCTTTCCCGCCATTTCACTAcaagtaaatgaaaatatcaaaacataTACACTTCAATAGTAATCGAAAAACGTGTAGCTCTCACGAATGAAATCAAAATGCAGCATACCGCGAGAGATAAGAACTTAGAAGTGTGTTTTGTAAAGAAGAGTAGATGCAACACCTAATTCGAAAAGAAGCCCTTATCTGATATGTTCGGCTAGAGCACTTAAGTAAGTAGAGTAAGGTCTTCTCTTTGTCTTCCATCGTCTctccatcttccattggaTCTTCAAGTCCCCCCTCTCCCACCATCAGCATCTTCTCTTCATCTTCCCAAGTGTAACTGTAACAATGCACAATAGAAAACATTTTAGGATTAATTTGTATCcctttatttaacacacaaatgaatatggagtatattagaCCAGCGTTAGCAAATTAATTGTTTGCACAATAGAGAATATTTTAGGATTAATTTGCATCCCTTTATTTAACACAGTAATGAATATGGAGTACTCATTATTAGACCAGCGTTAGCAAATTAATTGTTTGCACAATAGAGAACATTTTAGGATTAATTTGAATCcctttatttaacacactaatGAATACGGAGTATATTAGACCAGCGTTAGCAAATTTATTGTTTACCAAAAATTTATagctttatttttaaaacagtATAGATTGTACTACTTTCGTCTCctaaaaataagaacttttGAAAGAGCACctgttttaatgtaaattggttaagtactccctccgtcccgcttaagatgacacgttttcctttttagtttgtctcaactaagatgacacatttcctttttttgtaattttctctctccaataaatACACTCAACTAccttttctcactcctatttaaatatccatctttctttatctctctactttaatacttacacccaccttttatctcttcaattaaacactttaaccaataactcctaaaatctcatgccggctaagcaatgtatcatcttagctgggacggagggaggaatagatatagaaagaaaaatacgTTAGTAGAAAATAAGTCTCACCTCGTTAGAGAAAGAAATATCCtaaatataaagttttaacttttaaagaACGGGCAAGAAAAAGAGTTTCTGTTTTTAGGGACTTATGGAGCATTTCATCGTTGTAtagttaattttatgtttcagGTTTGTTTAGATTAGATTTAGATGTctgctttcttttttcttttttttaggatgCTTGTTTTaaaccataaatatatatgatatttggattcgaaaaataatattctctcGTCTCATAATAGtatcacatttccttttttttaaaaaggtcTCTtttacaaaaacataaatataatattttctcttaaaatccgtgtcgatATTAAACGTAActcctattgtgggacggagttaatattaatttagtgCCAATATCCACTTTTTAGATTTTGAGTTTAACAAAAcctcatattaaaatattaaagacaTAAATTTGGCTTATCAAAGATATATGGAGTTTATGCATGGTTGAGTAATAACATAGGTATCAttgtataattataaaaaaataataaacgtACATACAACACATAAAActtatttacactaaaatacaTTATGTTTAGCAATAAGAatgtaggagtagtatatttatgCACTCgcatatatataatagaattaattaagatggaaaAGGTACCGAGTATAAGAAGGCATCAATTAAAGGATTTGTTTTGATAtagaattcttttttttttttggacttTATGTATGTATtgaatacataaataaataaataacagaTTCgcattaattgtttaattctGATCGCGTTACCATGACTAATTTTTCTCTTAACTCATTAACTCATCTAAAGCTCATGGTTGTTGATTAGGAACTCCGAAAAACTTAATATGAGttgtaatttcaaaaattttgtgatattataaaaatacttaatcaattataaatgtaaatcGAAATATTGTCCAAAATCTGTAACTTTTCTTACGATCATAAATGTTGACATCTTGTTCGCGAgaattatgaaatttctatttttaaaatttctcaaGATTAATGTTTCCATCAAAATCGATTATAACGTGCGTCTTCTTTCATTGTTTGATTTGGGGAGTTATggtaaaattgttttatttgtaaatttatttttcgtttTCTTCAAAATCTACTTGGATTGGTCTGCTAATTGAATATCTTGGAACTACATATACTTTCGTTTGAGATAATTTATTAGAACTTACCTAATTAAAAGATTCAAGTATATCCGCGTTGAGTTATTAAAATCTATCTCTCCCAtgattaacaaataaattaaatctttaaatataaatcctaGGACTCCTTTTTTACATGTGCACTATTTAACTCTCCATTGAATAATATCTAGGTTTTTAGATCCTTGTTCAAATTTTCACGGTTTGCATCAATGGCCGGAAAAGGGGAAGGCGATGAGAAGGTGCGGAATGTGGTTGTTTCGGATGTTACTCCTTTGTCTCTTGGTATCGGAATGAATGACGGTCAGATGTCCGTATACATTCCAAGGAACACACCAATGCCAGCAAGGAAGGAGAAAATCATAAAGACGGTTAAAGACAATCAGACGAGTGCAATGTTTGCTATTTACGAGGGCGAAAGAAGCAAGGCGACCGAGAACAATATGGTAGGCCAATTCTGGCTCAAAGGCATTCCAGCAGCGCCCAGAGGCGCTGCTGAAATCAAAGTGTGCTTCGGCATTGATGAGAATGGCGTCATCAATGTGTCAGCGGAGCACTTAGGGCGTGGAGTGAAGAACAGCATCACCATCGCCAACGACAAGGGCAGGCTGTCTAAGAAAGAAATCGAGAGGATGATTGGGGATGCGGAGAAGTACAAGAGGGAGGACGAGGAGTATAGGAGGAAGGCTTATATGAGGAATGTTTTGGAGAACTACGCCTACGACATGAGGGACACCACCAGATCTGGAGGAGGGAGGATTGGAGCGGGCGAGAAGGAGAAGATAGAGAAGGCTTTCGCGTCTACTATGATATGGTTGAGGTTGCACAAAGCCGCAGAGGCAGAGGCAGAGTGTTTCAATGAGAAGATAAAGGAGCTTAGGAGGATTTACTTGCCCATTGTTGTGAAGATATACCTCAGTCCTAGCAAGCAGAAGTTTGTTACTATTAAGAAGTGGATTAAGAGTTTAAGTAAATGCTTGGCTAAGTAGTAATGGAATTTACTCAAATGATATGTACACttgtttgttttgaaattattaagaTTTAAATGCAATAATATTGTTAAATGAGTAATGATAATGCGAAAAATCCTTAATTACATAAAGAAAGCAATAGAAGgatacaaaatttataatgaacTAGGCTCTTTGTGTCTTTCTCAGCCAACTTAACCATTTGAGCTACAGTAGTTCTCTTTTCATTaaccataattaaatatagtccttaaagtatatattctgcatcttttattttccgtatttcactttctatttttgatgaCAAAGCAACGGTGAAATTTTGGGTCCGAATTTCTTTGAAGAAGGCTATAAAGTATTGAAGATGAGTGATAAGAGAGgagcaaaatatttcattgggagtgacaaattttgtgacGTATCAGATTGGGCCGGTTTAGTTTTGATAAGTCCATTGGCCCAATCTACCATTTCGGCTAGGCCCATTTGACTATCCAAGTAATAAGTTatgtactacctccgtcccccaaaatttgctacactttgacccgacacggattttaagaaatgtaatggaaagtgagttgaaaaagttgatgggatgtgggtcctacttttaaagtattagttttataataaaatgtgagtaggaatgagttagtggaatatgaggtccactaccaaaaatggtaaaagtgaagtgtatcaaattttcagggacggaccgaaatagtaatgtgtatcaaattttcagggacggaggtagtatatatTAGTCCAGCATTGTTTTTACGTGTTTTTCTAGAGAAATTACTATCGACATACTACttgtttataaaaatgataagaaTATAATGGTGTAAGGTTTAGTATCATTCACAAACAggcataaaattttatgaatataaatgaAGTTGCAAGAATTCAAAAGGTATAGTAGATCTACTACTCCTTCcgtattactacctccgtccacgaaaattcgtcccggtttgaccgggcacgggttttaagaaatgtaatggaaagtgagttgaaaaagttagtggattgtgggtcctacttttatatattagttttataataaaatttgagtaggaatgagttagtggaatgtggggtccactaccaaatatagtaaaagtgaaatgggacaaattttgggggacggacggaaatggaaaagtggtacaaattttcgtggacggaggtagtaaaaAATAGACACATTTGAAAAGGCACGGatggttttaatgcacaattgataaataagtgagaagaattggtaaagtaaaagagaggataagaaaaattactaaaacaagagagaaagagaaaaagtagtgaaaatatagttagttgattgtggggtccatgtcctaaaatagaaagattctaaaatttctatttttaaggaacaatccaaaataaaaataattgctatttttaaaaaacggagggagtactatgtaTTACGGCGATATCTATGTAAATATATGCGTGTCGTATTTTACTTTAGAGTGTTAACAAAATATTTCCATGTGTTATAGTTgctttgaataattatttatgtttgaattttcTATATCTGACTTAGAAATACATGTATTATGTAACC is a window from the Salvia hispanica cultivar TCC Black 2014 chromosome 1, UniMelb_Shisp_WGS_1.0, whole genome shotgun sequence genome containing:
- the LOC125224425 gene encoding heat shock cognate 70 kDa protein-like, coding for MAGNGNRRAIGIDLGTTYSCVAAWQHDRIEIIPNDQGNRTTPSYVAFTAEERLIGDAAKNQVANNPINTVFDAKRLIGCKFSDATVQRDIAYWPFKVIPGAGDKPMFAVTYKGEEKQFSAEEISSMVLTKLKDIAEAYLGSTVTDVVITVPAYFNDSQRQATKDAGAIAGLNVMRIINEPTAAAIAYGLDKGATSSVAKNVLIFDLGGGTFDVTVATIDGDSIEVKATTGDTHLGGQDMDNRMVNHFVNEFKSKKGKDISGHPRSIRRLKNACERAKRILSSCLETPIEIELLFEGIDLFSSISRAKFNDLNTDLFNKCMELVEKCLCDAKVDKSSVDEVVLVGGSSRILKVQELLKEFFNGKEACKTINPDEAVAYGAAVLAAKLSGEGNEKVQNVVLSDVTPLSLGIAGVADLMHVIIPRNTPIPTRMEKTFTTEKDNQTSVVIKVYEGERSKATDNNLLGVFNLLGIPAAPRGVPKIKECIDIDANGIMSVSAELIGTGLKKKIIITNNKGRLSKEEIKRMIEDAEKYKREDKEFRKKAGMRSALENYAYDMRNNTRSATGIEAADKKEIEKAFESTMIWLESNKLAKVDAFKEKLKELKLIYNRIVAKMHQSTVHSGGPSIAEVD
- the LOC125224434 gene encoding heat shock cognate 70 kDa protein-like; this encodes MAGKGKGRAIGIDLGTTYSCVAAWKHDRIEIIPNDQGNRTTPSYVAFTDVERLIGDAAKNQVANNPINTVFDAKRLIGRKFSDPTVRSDMKFWPFKVISGAGDKPMIAVTYKGEEKQFSAEEISSMVLTKMKDIAEAYLGTTVTDAVVTVPAYFNDSQRQATKDAGTIAGLNVMRIINEPTAAAIAYGLDIESTRFVPKNVLIFDLGGGTFDVSLVTIEAGVFEVKAIAGDTHLGGQDFDNRLVKHFIKEFKRKTGKDISGNPRAVRRLVTACEKAKRILSSSFQTTIEIEALFGGIDLFSTITRAKFDELNVDLFSKCVEQVEKCLGDAKMAKSLIHEVVLVGGSSRIPKVQELLQKMFNWKKMCKTINPDEAVAHGAAVLAAKLSGEGNGKVQNVVLLDVTPLSLGIEIAGYLMSVIIPRNTCIPTKREEIFSTEEDNQTCVTIKVYEGERSRSTDNNLLGQFDLLGIPVAPRRVPKIKVCIDIDANGIMSVSAKDMGTGLKNKITITNSTGRLSKSEIDRMIQDARKYKLEDEEYKKKVASLNALQDYAYNMRKAIRRSAKRGAADRKKIEDAYESFKQWRHFNQHAHADDYKKKMKELEYVFGPIITYMD
- the LOC125224445 gene encoding heat shock 70 kDa protein-like yields the protein MAGKGEGDEKVRNVVVSDVTPLSLGIGMNDGQMSVYIPRNTPMPARKEKIIKTVKDNQTSAMFAIYEGERSKATENNMVGQFWLKGIPAAPRGAAEIKVCFGIDENGVINVSAEHLGRGVKNSITIANDKGRLSKKEIERMIGDAEKYKREDEEYRRKAYMRNVLENYAYDMRDTTRSGGGRIGAGEKEKIEKAFASTMIWLRLHKAAEAEAECFNEKIKELRRIYLPIVVKIYLSPSKQKFVTIKKWIKSLSKCLAK